The following are encoded together in the Paludisphaera mucosa genome:
- a CDS encoding pyridoxamine 5'-phosphate oxidase family protein, with the protein MDNTRPDPEIRKVGMMIRGIKVAMLTSVAPDGGLHSRPMATQEADFDGTLWFFTRASSGKVEEIRHDSDVNVSYASPDDHRYISLSGRASIVRDAEKIRELWNPSYRIWFAQGLEDPDLALLRVDVRIAQYWDMLVGGMVVMPSFDTDAVEMAVEA; encoded by the coding sequence ATGGACAACACGAGGCCCGATCCGGAGATCCGCAAGGTGGGGATGATGATCCGGGGCATCAAGGTCGCGATGCTCACGAGCGTCGCCCCGGACGGCGGCCTCCACAGCCGGCCCATGGCCACCCAGGAGGCCGACTTCGACGGCACGCTCTGGTTCTTCACCAGGGCCTCGTCCGGGAAGGTCGAGGAGATCCGCCACGACTCCGACGTGAACGTCTCCTATGCGTCGCCCGACGACCATCGCTACATCTCCCTCTCGGGCCGCGCCTCGATCGTGCGCGACGCCGAGAAGATCCGCGAGCTGTGGAACCCGTCTTACCGGATCTGGTTCGCCCAGGGCCTCGAAGACCCCGACCTGGCCCTCCTCCGCGTCGACGTCCGCATCGCCCAGTACTGGGACATGCTCGTCGGCGGCATGGTCGTCATGCCTTCCTTCGACACCGACGCCGTCGAGATGGCCGTCGAAGCCTAA
- a CDS encoding YgaP family membrane protein: MAQNTISQNKNQPQGNSHPQGQEQAPLQESCAMKSHEGGLQALLGGHAAANVGDVERVVSVMGGGLLTLFGATRGGLAGLGLAVLGGGLIYRGVTGHCEAYHSLGIDTTDSAAKANVGKPGHAHS, from the coding sequence ATGGCCCAGAACACCATCAGCCAGAACAAGAACCAGCCCCAGGGCAACAGCCACCCCCAGGGCCAGGAGCAGGCCCCGCTGCAGGAGTCGTGCGCCATGAAGAGCCATGAGGGAGGCCTGCAAGCCCTGCTGGGCGGCCATGCGGCGGCCAACGTGGGCGACGTGGAGCGGGTCGTCTCGGTCATGGGCGGCGGCCTGCTGACCCTGTTCGGGGCCACCCGCGGCGGCCTGGCGGGCCTCGGCCTGGCCGTGCTCGGCGGCGGCCTCATCTACCGCGGCGTGACCGGCCATTGCGAGGCGTACCACTCGCTCGGGATCGACACCACCGACTCCGCCGCGAAGGCGAACGTCGGCAAGCCCGGCCACGCCCACTCCTGA
- a CDS encoding response regulator transcription factor, producing the protein MATALIVEDHPEQARLVERILGLRGFNALIAEDGETGLIMAQRRQPDVVLLDLMLPDVNGFDVCRRLRSDRATMLIPVVMLTALDDRQHRMHGFRVGANAYLTKPYGVDELFDAIEAARGWRESMLRQALQGEIHVELDSEITLLKDLNDFLMNVCRTTPLSNDQVMQIRQAVMEMAQNAIEWGNQHRSDRLVEITYRVHRDRLEIIIRDQGSGFDREALPHAAAPDDPFSHLDVRDKLGLRAGGFGMLICQGMVDEMRYNREGNEVTLFKRYPRPEPASGS; encoded by the coding sequence ATGGCGACGGCGTTGATCGTGGAAGACCATCCCGAACAGGCTCGCCTGGTGGAGCGGATCCTGGGCCTGCGCGGCTTCAACGCGCTGATCGCCGAGGACGGCGAGACCGGCCTGATCATGGCCCAGCGCCGCCAGCCCGACGTCGTCCTGCTCGACCTGATGCTCCCCGACGTCAACGGCTTCGACGTCTGCCGCCGGCTCCGCAGCGATCGCGCGACGATGCTCATCCCGGTGGTGATGCTGACCGCGCTGGACGACCGCCAGCACCGGATGCACGGCTTCCGCGTCGGCGCCAACGCCTACCTCACCAAGCCCTACGGGGTCGACGAGCTGTTCGACGCGATCGAGGCCGCCCGCGGCTGGCGCGAGAGCATGCTGCGGCAGGCGCTGCAGGGCGAGATCCACGTCGAGCTCGACAGCGAGATCACGCTGCTGAAGGACCTCAACGACTTCCTGATGAACGTCTGCCGGACGACGCCGCTGTCGAACGACCAGGTGATGCAGATCCGCCAGGCGGTGATGGAGATGGCCCAGAACGCGATCGAGTGGGGCAACCAGCACCGCAGCGACCGGCTGGTGGAGATCACCTACCGGGTCCACCGCGACCGGCTGGAGATCATCATCCGCGACCAGGGCTCCGGCTTCGACCGCGAGGCCCTGCCGCATGCCGCGGCCCCCGACGACCCGTTCTCGCACCTCGACGTGCGCGACAAGCTGGGCCTGCGCGCCGGCGGGTTCGGGATGCTGATCTGCCAGGGCATGGTCGACGAGATGCGGTACAATCGCGAAGGCAACGAGGTGACGCTGTTCAAGCGTTACCCCCGCCCCGAGCCCGCGTCGGGCTCCTGA